From the genome of Gemmatimonas phototrophica, one region includes:
- the pgi gene encoding glucose-6-phosphate isomerase encodes MTALDESLTARATWRALGAHHEMLQAAHLRALFANDPGRGERLTAEAAGLFLDYSKNRITDETIGLLVQLAQACGLQAHIDAMFGGEHINNTEDRAVLHVALRAPRSAVLTTGGKNVVPAVHEVLDRMSDFATRVRGGEWTGHTGKRIRNVVNIGIGGSDLGPVMAYEALRHYSDRSLTIRFVSNVDGADLVEATHDLDPAETLFIVSSKTFTTLETMSNAQSARDWCVRGLGGDTNAVAKHFVAVSTNADKVSAFGIDPANMFGFWDWVGGRYSMDSAIGLSTMIAVGPEHFRALLNGFHQMDEHFRRTPFEQNLPVLMALLSVWNTNFLGAQSIAVLPYENYLRRFPAYLQQLTMESNGKRVTREGVAVDYHTSPVYWGEPGTNGQHSFYQLIHQGTRLIPCDFIVFANALTPLGRHHDILVANVLAQAEALAFGKTAEEVAAEGTAAALVPHRVFEGNRPSNMLLADTLTPAVLGALIALYEHIVFTQSVIWNVNAFDQWGVELGKALAQAIVPELESASTPALAHDSSTNALIHKYRRLRTAP; translated from the coding sequence ATGACCGCTCTTGATGAATCTCTCACCGCACGCGCCACCTGGCGGGCGCTCGGCGCACATCATGAAATGCTGCAGGCCGCGCATCTGCGCGCCTTGTTCGCCAACGATCCAGGTCGCGGTGAGCGCCTGACGGCCGAAGCGGCAGGGCTTTTTCTCGACTACTCCAAGAATCGGATTACCGACGAAACGATTGGCCTGCTGGTGCAGCTGGCGCAGGCGTGCGGGCTGCAAGCGCACATCGACGCCATGTTTGGCGGCGAGCACATCAACAACACCGAAGACCGCGCCGTGCTGCACGTGGCGCTCAGGGCACCGCGTTCGGCGGTCCTCACGACGGGCGGCAAGAACGTGGTGCCGGCCGTGCATGAGGTGCTCGACCGGATGTCGGATTTCGCCACCCGCGTGCGAGGTGGCGAATGGACGGGGCACACGGGGAAACGGATCCGCAACGTGGTCAACATTGGCATTGGCGGTTCCGACCTCGGCCCGGTGATGGCCTACGAAGCGCTCCGCCACTACAGCGACCGGTCACTCACCATCCGCTTCGTGTCGAATGTCGATGGCGCCGACCTGGTGGAAGCCACGCACGATCTCGACCCGGCGGAGACGCTGTTCATCGTTTCCTCCAAGACGTTCACCACGCTCGAAACGATGAGCAACGCGCAGAGCGCGCGGGATTGGTGCGTGCGCGGACTGGGCGGCGACACGAACGCGGTGGCGAAGCACTTTGTGGCCGTCTCGACGAATGCGGACAAGGTATCTGCCTTTGGTATTGATCCGGCCAACATGTTCGGCTTCTGGGATTGGGTGGGCGGCCGCTATTCCATGGACTCGGCGATTGGCCTGTCCACGATGATCGCGGTGGGGCCGGAGCATTTCCGCGCCCTGCTTAATGGGTTTCACCAGATGGACGAGCATTTCCGCCGCACCCCGTTTGAGCAGAACCTGCCGGTGCTCATGGCGCTGCTGAGTGTGTGGAACACGAACTTTCTCGGGGCGCAGTCCATTGCCGTGCTGCCGTACGAGAACTATCTGCGTCGCTTTCCGGCCTACCTCCAGCAGCTCACCATGGAGAGCAACGGCAAGCGCGTCACGCGCGAGGGGGTCGCGGTGGACTACCACACCAGCCCCGTGTACTGGGGCGAGCCCGGTACCAACGGACAGCACTCGTTCTACCAGCTCATCCACCAGGGCACGCGCCTCATTCCCTGCGACTTCATTGTGTTTGCCAACGCGCTCACGCCGCTAGGCCGACACCATGACATTCTCGTGGCGAATGTGCTGGCCCAGGCGGAGGCGCTCGCCTTTGGCAAAACGGCGGAGGAAGTGGCCGCCGAGGGCACCGCAGCGGCGCTGGTGCCGCACCGGGTGTTTGAGGGGAACCGCCCGTCGAATATGCTGCTGGCGGATACACTGACGCCGGCGGTGTTGGGGGCGCTGATTGCGCTGTACGAGCACATCGTCTTCACGCAGAGCGTGATCTGGAACGTCAACGCGTTCGATCAGTGGGGGGTGGAGCTGGGCAAGGCGCTGGCGCAGGCCATTGTGCCGGAGCTCGAGTCCGCGTCAACGCCTGCGTTGGCGCACGACAGTTCCACCAACGCGCTTATCCATAAGTACCGTAGACTGCGCACCGCGCCCTGA
- the mmuM gene encoding homocysteine S-methyltransferase, whose protein sequence is MSHPTTGLLVLDGGLATELARRGHDLSDALWSARVLADAPEAIEAVHREYFEAGANVAITASYQASFAGFGARGYSHGDTVRLLQQSVTLAQAARAQVAASDSATTRDMWVAASVGPYGATLHDGSEYRGDYGLTEDELVAFHRPRMEALLGAGPDLLACETLPSLLEARAIVRVLREHPDARAWVTFTCRDGAHTCAGDAIAECAEMLHAEAQVVAMGVNCVDPVLVTPLVRIMAAATNKPVIVYPNSGELWNATARCWEGSATRFTGYLHEWIEAGASWIGGCCRTTPEDIKVVRAVVDGG, encoded by the coding sequence ATGTCTCACCCGACCACCGGTCTGCTGGTCCTTGATGGAGGACTCGCCACCGAGCTGGCGCGGCGCGGTCATGACCTGTCAGACGCGCTCTGGTCAGCCCGTGTGCTCGCCGATGCCCCCGAGGCTATTGAGGCGGTGCATCGCGAGTATTTCGAGGCCGGCGCCAACGTGGCCATCACGGCGAGCTATCAGGCGAGCTTTGCGGGGTTTGGTGCGCGCGGGTATTCGCACGGCGATACGGTGCGGTTGCTCCAGCAGTCGGTCACCCTCGCGCAGGCCGCGCGGGCGCAGGTTGCCGCCAGCGACTCGGCGACCACCCGCGATATGTGGGTGGCCGCATCGGTGGGGCCGTACGGGGCCACGTTGCACGACGGCTCGGAGTATCGCGGTGACTACGGGCTCACCGAAGACGAACTCGTGGCCTTTCACCGGCCACGCATGGAGGCGCTGCTGGGTGCGGGCCCCGACCTGCTGGCCTGCGAAACGCTGCCGTCGCTGCTGGAGGCGCGGGCCATTGTGCGGGTGCTCCGTGAGCATCCCGACGCGCGCGCCTGGGTGACGTTTACCTGCCGAGACGGCGCGCATACGTGTGCGGGTGATGCCATTGCCGAGTGCGCAGAGATGCTGCACGCGGAAGCGCAGGTGGTGGCCATGGGGGTCAATTGTGTGGACCCGGTGCTGGTGACCCCGCTGGTACGCATCATGGCCGCTGCGACCAACAAGCCCGTGATTGTCTACCCCAACTCGGGGGAGCTGTGGAACGCCACCGCGCGCTGCTGGGAGGGGTCGGCCACGCGCTTCACCGGCTATCTGCACGAGTGGATAGAGGCCGGAGCTTCGTGGATTGGTGGCTGTTGCCGCACCACGCCGGAGGATATCAAGGTCGTGCGTGCGGTGGTTGATGGCGGGTGA
- a CDS encoding FKBP-type peptidyl-prolyl cis-trans isomerase has protein sequence MSHASRTLALTLTTLMVAACARAPKYAAPIPAVSEKPRALFTLQAVDMRVGTGAPVTPGSCIFAHYTGWTTDGKQFDSSRDTTNAGAAKNPISFPQGFRRVIAGWDVGFDGMRVGGTRRLIIPYQLAYGEKGRPPVIPPSATLIFDVEVMQVADTLPRPQGAPRGAGTAPPCPAWSAVKP, from the coding sequence ATGAGTCACGCGTCCAGAACCCTCGCCCTGACGCTCACAACGCTCATGGTCGCCGCCTGCGCCCGCGCGCCCAAGTACGCCGCGCCCATCCCTGCCGTCAGCGAAAAGCCGCGCGCGCTCTTCACGTTGCAGGCCGTGGATATGCGTGTGGGTACCGGCGCACCGGTAACACCGGGCAGCTGCATCTTTGCGCACTACACCGGGTGGACCACCGACGGCAAACAGTTCGATTCGTCGCGCGACACCACCAACGCCGGGGCGGCCAAAAATCCCATCAGCTTTCCGCAGGGCTTTCGGCGTGTGATTGCCGGCTGGGACGTCGGCTTTGACGGCATGCGCGTGGGCGGCACCCGTCGGCTCATCATTCCGTATCAGCTGGCGTACGGCGAAAAGGGGCGTCCGCCCGTCATTCCGCCCAGTGCCACGCTGATTTTTGACGTGGAGGTGATGCAGGTGGCCGATACCCTGCCGCGCCCACAAGGCGCGCCGCGAGGGGCGGGGACAGCGCCGCCGTGTCCGGCGTGGAGTGCGGTGAAGCCGTAG
- a CDS encoding serine/threonine protein kinase has product MDDLLPRLQRSFDATHSIERELGGGGMSRTYLATERALNRRVVIKVLAPELLAGVSVERFKREVLLAAQLQHPHVVPVIASGDAEGLPWFTMPFVDGPSLRQRLTAGAMPIGEVIAVLRDVARALAFAHGRGVVHRDIKPDNVLLSEGSATVTDFGIAKAISASQKAAPVGATLTKAGMSVGTPAYMSPEQAAGDASTDHRADLYAFGAMAYEMLAGRPPFVSESPTRLLAMQMTEPPRPVTQLRPDTPPALADLVMTCLAKEPDARPKAAADLSRVLDAVVTTGSGAAAPVVLRGGAVPFAHMLAMWGAATTVVLAVTWAATVTVGLPTWAMTGASLLMGIGLVALLFTGWVQRASYRQLTTTPTLTPGGGAMPMGTMATLAIKASPHVSWQRTWKGGVVAVTSFVLLLGGFMTARAYGIGPVGSLIAKGALAANEKLILTDFKSPASDTSLGVTITEALRADLAQSRSIRVLSRANVRDVLRLMRRSNDAGVDLSLAREVATREGIKAIVDGEIVQLGNGYVVAARLLTTQTGDELGAFRETASNLDELLPAVERMSRALRERIGESFKDIRAAAPLERVTTSSVEALKLYVRGMRAIEEQDDIGTGGPLLEEAIRLDPGFAMAYRKYAVSLGNRRTADRSKIVQMLVKAYELRDRLSESERLLTTASYWSTGPREDIRQAVAALEALRQRDSTYFPAINNLGVLKTGIGDFRGAADDFRAAARLEPGIVTGWTNLAGQLVELGEFTQLLAAADSAEKALGENSDAPWRMRAWTLGRPEQAAEAEAFFTKALGRFADRMTLRIDFSRGLSSALRRQGRVREAQRLQALADSGVASQGQTPDGLQTTLERAQDAAVLGNDTASARRLAQEAIKRYDWRAANDADRQYGRWGVSLLRAGLPDLARQMADSLGKRFATSNVRDDGRMLALLRGELAMHEKQFDTAINTLQAAITNYPENGVGQFGPSLALAYIRAERPDSAIAVFERYLASNSRSRINGTGPRFEAVAFERLGSLYEDKGNKAKALQHYEMLLGLWKNADPELQPLVRDVRARVERLRRGTG; this is encoded by the coding sequence GTGGACGATCTGCTCCCGAGATTGCAGCGCTCATTCGATGCCACACATTCCATAGAGCGTGAGCTCGGTGGCGGTGGCATGTCTCGCACCTATCTCGCGACCGAACGTGCGCTCAACCGTCGTGTCGTCATCAAGGTGCTTGCACCCGAGCTGCTTGCCGGTGTGAGTGTGGAGCGCTTCAAGCGCGAGGTGCTGCTCGCTGCCCAACTGCAGCATCCGCACGTGGTACCGGTGATCGCGTCGGGTGATGCGGAAGGTTTGCCGTGGTTCACCATGCCGTTCGTGGATGGGCCGTCCCTGCGGCAGCGGCTCACGGCGGGGGCGATGCCCATCGGCGAGGTCATCGCGGTGCTGCGCGATGTCGCCCGTGCCCTGGCGTTCGCGCATGGCCGTGGCGTGGTGCATCGCGACATCAAGCCTGACAACGTGCTGCTGTCGGAAGGCAGCGCCACCGTGACCGACTTCGGGATCGCGAAAGCCATCTCGGCGTCGCAGAAGGCGGCGCCGGTCGGTGCGACGCTCACCAAGGCCGGCATGTCGGTGGGCACCCCCGCGTACATGTCGCCGGAGCAGGCGGCGGGGGATGCGAGCACCGATCATCGGGCCGATCTGTACGCGTTCGGCGCGATGGCGTACGAGATGCTGGCCGGCCGTCCGCCGTTCGTGAGCGAGTCGCCGACACGATTGCTCGCCATGCAGATGACTGAGCCGCCGAGGCCGGTCACGCAGTTGCGGCCGGATACGCCACCGGCGCTCGCGGACCTGGTCATGACGTGCCTGGCGAAAGAGCCCGACGCGCGTCCGAAGGCCGCTGCCGATCTCTCCCGCGTACTCGATGCGGTCGTCACGACGGGATCGGGGGCGGCTGCGCCGGTGGTGCTGCGCGGAGGTGCCGTGCCGTTCGCTCACATGCTGGCGATGTGGGGAGCCGCGACAACCGTGGTCCTGGCGGTGACCTGGGCGGCGACTGTGACTGTGGGGCTGCCCACCTGGGCCATGACCGGTGCCTCCCTGCTGATGGGGATCGGACTCGTCGCGCTGCTATTCACGGGCTGGGTGCAACGCGCGAGCTATCGTCAGCTCACCACCACGCCGACGCTGACGCCGGGCGGCGGCGCGATGCCAATGGGCACGATGGCCACGCTGGCGATCAAGGCCAGCCCGCACGTGTCGTGGCAGCGCACGTGGAAGGGCGGGGTGGTGGCGGTGACCTCGTTCGTGCTGCTGCTGGGCGGGTTCATGACCGCGCGCGCGTACGGAATCGGCCCCGTGGGCTCGCTGATTGCCAAGGGCGCGCTGGCAGCAAACGAGAAACTGATCCTCACCGACTTCAAGAGTCCGGCGAGTGATACGTCCCTTGGCGTCACGATCACCGAAGCGCTGCGCGCCGATCTGGCGCAGTCGCGCAGTATTCGCGTGCTGTCACGGGCGAACGTGCGTGATGTGTTGCGGTTGATGCGGCGCAGCAACGATGCCGGCGTCGATTTGTCGCTCGCGCGCGAAGTGGCGACGCGCGAAGGCATCAAGGCGATCGTCGACGGAGAGATCGTACAGCTCGGGAACGGTTATGTGGTCGCCGCACGATTGCTCACGACGCAGACCGGGGATGAACTTGGCGCGTTTCGGGAGACCGCGTCGAACCTTGACGAGCTACTCCCGGCTGTTGAGCGCATGTCACGGGCACTACGTGAGCGTATCGGCGAATCGTTCAAGGATATTCGCGCCGCCGCGCCGCTCGAGCGGGTCACTACCTCCAGCGTAGAAGCGCTGAAGCTGTACGTACGCGGCATGCGGGCCATCGAGGAGCAGGATGACATCGGCACGGGCGGGCCGCTACTCGAGGAAGCCATACGGCTCGACCCGGGCTTTGCCATGGCCTATCGCAAGTACGCGGTATCGCTCGGCAATCGGCGAACCGCGGATCGCTCAAAGATCGTACAGATGTTGGTGAAGGCGTATGAGTTGCGCGACCGCCTGAGCGAAAGCGAACGGCTGTTGACGACCGCTTCGTACTGGAGCACCGGTCCTCGGGAAGACATCCGTCAAGCGGTCGCCGCGCTCGAGGCGCTCCGTCAGCGCGATTCCACCTACTTCCCGGCCATTAACAATCTTGGCGTTCTGAAAACCGGCATCGGCGACTTCAGGGGGGCGGCTGACGATTTTCGCGCGGCGGCCCGACTGGAGCCCGGTATCGTAACCGGATGGACGAACCTTGCAGGCCAGCTGGTCGAGCTGGGTGAGTTCACGCAGCTCCTCGCCGCGGCCGATAGCGCCGAGAAGGCGTTGGGCGAGAACTCCGATGCCCCGTGGCGCATGCGAGCGTGGACGTTGGGGCGGCCAGAACAGGCGGCGGAAGCAGAAGCGTTCTTCACCAAGGCGCTCGGGCGCTTTGCCGATCGAATGACGTTGCGGATCGATTTCTCGCGGGGATTGTCCTCCGCGCTTCGTAGGCAAGGCCGTGTGCGTGAAGCCCAGCGGCTGCAGGCGTTGGCCGACAGTGGCGTCGCATCACAGGGGCAGACGCCAGACGGGCTGCAGACGACGCTCGAGCGTGCGCAGGATGCTGCCGTCCTGGGGAACGACACGGCATCAGCGCGCCGTCTCGCGCAGGAGGCAATCAAGCGGTACGACTGGCGAGCCGCCAACGATGCCGATCGTCAATATGGTCGGTGGGGCGTGTCGCTTCTGCGGGCGGGCCTCCCTGATCTGGCGCGGCAAATGGCCGACTCGCTCGGGAAGCGCTTCGCCACGTCCAATGTTCGGGACGACGGTCGCATGCTCGCCCTGCTGCGTGGTGAACTCGCCATGCACGAGAAACAGTTCGATACCGCCATCAATACGCTGCAGGCGGCCATTACGAACTACCCTGAGAATGGCGTCGGCCAGTTCGGGCCATCGCTGGCCCTTGCCTATATTCGCGCCGAGCGGCCGGATTCGGCGATCGCGGTCTTCGAGCGGTATCTCGCCAGCAACTCGCGCTCGCGCATCAACGGAACCGGGCCCCGCTTCGAGGCCGTAGCCTTTGAACGCCTCGGGTCACTGTACGAAGACAAGGGCAACAAGGCCAAGGCGCTGCAGCACTACGAAATGCTGCTCGGGCTTTGGAAGAACGCCGATCCGGAACTGCAGCCACTTGTGCGGGATGTGCGCGCGCGTGTGGAGCGACTGCGGCGCGGCACGGGCTGA
- a CDS encoding ATP-binding protein: MSNPADYPRFAEARLLEALADSPAVLVHGPRQSGKTTLARTVGDRLGYAYLTCDDDTVRGAALSDPVGFVADLPARAILDEVQRVPELFTTLKAAIDRDRTPGRFILTGSANVLLLPRLSDSLAGRMDVLRLHPLAQAEIERKEPRFLEQLFAGAFQAPPKPRLAAGLIDRVVAGGYPAALARSTARRRATWYLNYLDALVQRDVRDLSRISSLDALPRLLAVAAAHTAQLLNVAELSAPFQLSRPTINDYITLLERVFLLDRLPPWHSNRLSRLVKTPKLHVGDTGLACALLGMDAEALRADRTTFGHLLETFVYQELRRQGSWYEDPLTFFHFRDRDGVEVDVVIERGAHQLAGIEVKAGATVTAADFSGLRKLQSVTGARFRCGVVLYDGETTASFGDGLFAVPLRSLWDTTA; the protein is encoded by the coding sequence ATGTCAAATCCGGCCGATTATCCCCGATTCGCCGAAGCACGGCTGCTCGAAGCGCTGGCCGACTCGCCGGCCGTGCTCGTGCATGGACCGCGTCAATCGGGCAAGACCACGCTCGCCAGAACCGTGGGAGACCGGCTGGGCTACGCGTACCTCACGTGTGACGACGATACGGTTCGTGGAGCGGCGCTGTCGGACCCGGTAGGCTTCGTGGCGGATCTGCCGGCGCGCGCGATTCTCGACGAAGTCCAACGGGTCCCTGAGCTGTTCACCACACTCAAGGCGGCGATCGATCGCGACCGCACGCCGGGCCGCTTCATCCTCACGGGCTCGGCAAATGTGCTGCTCCTGCCCCGGCTGTCGGATTCGCTGGCCGGACGCATGGACGTCCTGCGACTGCATCCCCTCGCCCAGGCAGAGATCGAGCGAAAGGAGCCACGGTTTCTCGAGCAACTGTTTGCGGGTGCGTTCCAGGCGCCACCAAAGCCGCGGCTCGCCGCCGGTCTGATCGACCGTGTCGTGGCTGGTGGATATCCTGCCGCGCTCGCGCGATCGACCGCGCGACGGCGGGCGACCTGGTACCTGAACTACCTCGACGCACTGGTGCAGCGTGATGTGCGCGACCTGTCGCGTATCAGCTCACTCGATGCGTTGCCGCGGCTGTTGGCCGTAGCCGCCGCGCACACGGCGCAGTTGCTGAACGTGGCGGAACTCTCCGCGCCATTTCAGCTCTCACGGCCAACCATCAATGACTACATCACGCTGCTCGAGCGGGTCTTCCTGCTCGACCGCTTGCCGCCGTGGCATTCCAACCGACTGAGCCGACTGGTAAAAACGCCCAAGCTGCATGTCGGCGACACCGGATTGGCGTGCGCACTGTTGGGGATGGACGCTGAGGCGCTGCGGGCCGACCGCACGACGTTCGGCCATTTGCTGGAGACGTTCGTGTATCAGGAATTGCGACGCCAGGGAAGCTGGTACGAGGACCCGTTGACCTTCTTTCACTTTCGCGACCGAGATGGTGTGGAAGTGGACGTGGTCATCGAGCGCGGTGCGCACCAGCTGGCTGGCATCGAGGTAAAGGCCGGCGCAACCGTCACGGCCGCCGACTTCAGCGGACTGCGGAAGCTCCAGAGCGTTACGGGAGCGCGCTTCCGCTGTGGCGTTGTGCTGTATGACGGGGAAACCACGGCGTCATTCGGCGACGGCTTGTTTGCCGTTCCGCTACGCAGCCTCTGGGACACTACGGCTTAA
- a CDS encoding DUF433 domain-containing protein, giving the protein MGQTVELMDRITVNPDQCGGRPCVRGMRIRVSDVLDLLAVGLTTHQVVEELPDLERDDVAACLRFASRRLGHPVLAV; this is encoded by the coding sequence ATGGGTCAAACCGTTGAGCTAATGGACCGGATCACCGTGAACCCCGACCAATGCGGGGGGCGTCCCTGCGTGCGGGGAATGCGCATTCGGGTGAGCGATGTGCTCGATTTGCTGGCGGTAGGGCTCACCACCCATCAAGTGGTCGAGGAGCTCCCCGATCTGGAGCGCGACGATGTGGCGGCCTGTCTGCGCTTTGCCAGTCGTCGCCTGGGGCACCCCGTTCTCGCGGTGTAA
- a CDS encoding type II toxin-antitoxin system VapC family toxin, with translation MKLLLDTHIWLWALLDPDRLSPAVRSALTSAENELWLSPVSVWEAHLLAERGRITIDETPAVWVERMVQALPRREAALTTDIAVASRRLTLSHEDPADRFIAATAQVLGLTLVTADARLTESTEYAVMANV, from the coding sequence ATGAAGCTGCTGCTCGATACCCACATCTGGCTGTGGGCACTGCTCGACCCGGATCGCTTGTCGCCAGCGGTCCGATCGGCGCTGACGTCGGCCGAGAACGAACTGTGGCTCTCGCCGGTCAGTGTCTGGGAAGCGCACCTGCTCGCCGAACGCGGTCGCATCACCATTGATGAAACGCCGGCCGTGTGGGTGGAGCGCATGGTACAGGCGCTCCCTCGGCGCGAAGCCGCCCTGACCACCGACATCGCCGTCGCCAGCCGTCGCCTCACACTCTCGCATGAGGATCCGGCCGATCGCTTCATTGCGGCCACCGCGCAGGTGCTGGGACTGACGCTGGTCACCGCTGACGCACGCCTGACGGAGTCCACGGAGTACGCGGTGATGGCGAACGTGTGA
- a CDS encoding type II toxin-antitoxin system Phd/YefM family antitoxin, which yields MPSKPIETIAISEFKATCLAVLERVRRTGTSIVVTKRGEPVAQINPPSVASTGEAWLGSMAGTATLTDDLIAPASATNDWDVFSA from the coding sequence ATGCCCTCCAAGCCCATCGAGACCATTGCCATCTCCGAGTTTAAGGCCACCTGTCTGGCGGTCCTGGAGCGCGTGCGGCGGACCGGGACCTCCATTGTTGTCACGAAGCGGGGCGAGCCGGTGGCACAGATCAACCCGCCGTCGGTCGCCAGTACCGGCGAGGCCTGGCTCGGATCCATGGCCGGCACCGCCACCCTGACCGACGATCTCATCGCCCCGGCCAGTGCCACGAACGACTGGGACGTGTTCAGCGCATGA
- a CDS encoding MmcQ/YjbR family DNA-binding protein, protein MGKTDQPMDRITVNPLTFADVCALAATLPSVEVGTSYGTPALKVRDKAFARLWEDGTTLVLKVPFAVRDHLLASAPATYFVTDHYLGYPAVLVRLGAANTEELTPLLEEAWRQVAPKRLLQEHERLHGDSKSQPG, encoded by the coding sequence ATGGGCAAGACCGATCAGCCAATGGACCGGATTACCGTGAACCCTCTCACGTTCGCCGACGTCTGCGCGCTGGCCGCCACGCTGCCGAGCGTGGAGGTGGGCACGAGCTACGGCACCCCCGCCCTCAAGGTGCGGGACAAAGCTTTCGCTCGGCTCTGGGAAGACGGCACGACGCTCGTGCTCAAAGTGCCGTTCGCGGTGCGTGACCATTTGTTGGCAAGCGCGCCGGCCACGTACTTCGTGACCGACCACTACCTCGGCTACCCGGCGGTGCTGGTGCGACTTGGCGCCGCCAACACGGAGGAGCTCACCCCGCTGCTGGAGGAGGCGTGGCGACAAGTCGCGCCCAAACGCCTGCTGCAGGAGCATGAGCGGCTCCACGGGGATTCAAAGAGTCAGCCTGGTTGA
- a CDS encoding alpha/beta fold hydrolase translates to MTRLLLLAWLVIAAPAMAQPTKATADIITRVTHGYASSNGVRIHYAALGDARKPLMVMIHGFPDFWYTWRHQMAALSGDYYTVAIDQRGYNLSDKPDGVANYAMPLLVNDVVAVIKSLGREKAIVVGHDWGGAVAWSVAMAQPEVVEQLIILNLPHLRALRRELVNNPQQAANSQYARNFQQANAAQALTAEGLAGWVTDTSARARYVTAFKQSSMEGMLNYYKANYPREPYTLDTTPLVKVKAPVLMIHGLTDRYLLAAGLNGTWEFVDNSVTIVTVPNAGHFVQHEATDIVTRTMRMWLRR, encoded by the coding sequence ATGACCCGACTGCTCCTGCTTGCCTGGCTCGTCATCGCCGCGCCGGCGATGGCCCAGCCCACTAAGGCCACCGCCGACATTATCACCCGCGTAACACACGGCTACGCCAGCTCCAATGGCGTGCGCATCCACTACGCGGCGCTCGGCGATGCGCGCAAGCCGCTCATGGTGATGATCCACGGCTTCCCCGACTTCTGGTATACCTGGCGTCACCAGATGGCTGCGCTGTCAGGCGACTACTACACCGTGGCCATTGACCAGCGTGGCTACAACCTGTCGGACAAACCCGATGGCGTGGCGAACTACGCCATGCCGCTGCTCGTCAACGACGTGGTCGCCGTGATCAAGTCACTTGGCCGCGAGAAGGCCATTGTCGTGGGGCACGACTGGGGCGGGGCTGTGGCCTGGTCGGTGGCCATGGCACAACCGGAGGTGGTGGAGCAGCTCATTATTCTCAACCTGCCGCATTTGCGCGCGCTGCGCCGAGAGCTGGTGAACAATCCGCAGCAGGCCGCCAACAGTCAGTATGCGCGCAACTTTCAGCAGGCCAACGCCGCGCAGGCGCTCACGGCCGAAGGGCTGGCCGGGTGGGTCACCGATACCTCCGCGCGCGCACGCTACGTGACGGCGTTCAAGCAGTCGAGCATGGAGGGGATGCTCAACTACTACAAGGCCAACTATCCGCGCGAACCGTACACGCTCGACACCACGCCACTGGTGAAGGTCAAGGCGCCGGTGCTCATGATCCACGGCCTCACCGACCGCTACCTGCTCGCGGCCGGCCTCAATGGCACGTGGGAATTCGTGGACAACAGCGTCACCATCGTGACCGTGCCCAACGCGGGGCACTTTGTGCAGCATGAAGCGACGGACATAGTCACGCGCACTATGCGTATGTGGCTGCGGCGGTAA
- a CDS encoding MBL fold metallo-hydrolase yields the protein MASFTRHTFLLCVLLSTSVSTRLSAQDEKFSAPLLSDVRRLANAIPGEAPTAIRLELQNPFLIPRADWVEGAGVDTIRAAVPVFQLRFPRGWIMVDAAMDRSFVPTSKTFDESTHQRIHTAMRDARLVLVTHEHYDHIAGVLKSPYLSTIQSHTLLLRAQVRTLLERPSRPDIRIDSATAAKYLQFDYDRLMPLAPGVVLIKSPGHTPGSQMVFVRLKTGEELLLAGDVAWTMDGIENQRQKPEGTTRRFGGEDRTQVAAELRWLRDVQREGVHVVVAHDLANLERLMALKLLTLGFDTKAQ from the coding sequence ATGGCTTCGTTCACACGCCACACCTTCTTGCTCTGTGTGCTCCTCAGCACATCCGTCAGCACGCGCCTCAGCGCCCAGGACGAGAAGTTCTCGGCGCCGCTGCTCTCGGACGTGCGTCGACTGGCCAATGCCATCCCGGGGGAGGCGCCGACTGCGATTCGGCTCGAGCTGCAGAACCCGTTCCTGATCCCGCGTGCCGACTGGGTGGAAGGGGCAGGAGTCGACACGATTCGGGCGGCTGTCCCCGTGTTTCAGCTGCGGTTCCCGCGCGGGTGGATAATGGTGGACGCAGCAATGGATCGTTCATTCGTCCCGACCAGCAAAACGTTCGATGAGTCGACGCACCAGCGAATTCACACGGCCATGCGCGACGCGCGTCTCGTGCTGGTGACCCATGAGCACTACGACCATATCGCAGGCGTATTGAAGTCGCCCTATCTCTCGACAATCCAGTCGCACACGCTGCTGTTGCGCGCACAGGTGCGCACACTGCTCGAACGTCCCAGTCGTCCCGATATTCGCATTGACTCGGCAACGGCTGCCAAATATCTGCAGTTCGATTATGACCGCCTGATGCCCTTGGCGCCTGGTGTGGTGCTGATCAAGTCGCCGGGGCATACGCCCGGTTCGCAGATGGTATTCGTACGCCTCAAGACAGGCGAAGAGCTTCTGCTGGCCGGGGACGTCGCGTGGACCATGGACGGCATCGAGAATCAGCGGCAGAAGCCCGAAGGGACTACGCGACGGTTCGGCGGTGAGGATCGGACGCAGGTTGCCGCGGAGCTTCGCTGGCTCCGCGATGTGCAGCGAGAAGGGGTGCACGTGGTCGTCGCCCACGATCTGGCGAATCTTGAACGGCTGATGGCGCTTAAGCTTCTCACGTTAGGCTTCGATACGAAGGCGCAGTGA